GGTGACGGACCCGATCCCGAACAGGATTCCGATCCGGGCCGAGCGGCTCGTGGCCCGGCGCGAGAAGCGGGCGAGCGCGAACGCCCCCAGCAGTCCGCCGTAGACGAGCGACGCGATCCCGAGCGACACCTCCACGGCGGTGCTCTCCTCGCTCAGCGGGATGAACCCGATCGCCGCCGCCACGAGCAGGGCCGTCCACGCCACGGCCGCGATCCTCCCCACGCGCAGGATCCGGCGCTCGTCCGCCTCCGGGCGGGACGCCGCCCAGAAGTCGTACGCCGCCGTCGATGATAGCGCGTTGATGGAACTGGAGAGCGTAGACATGGCGGCCGCGAACACGCCCGCGATGAGCAGGCCGCGGACGCCGGCGGGGAGCGCTTCAACGATGAACCCCGCGAAGATCTCGTCGGCACGCACGAAGGCGGCTCCGTCGTACCACGCCCAGAGGCCCAAGCCAACGAAGAGGAAGAGGGTGAACTGGAAGAGGACGGCGAAGCCGCTGCCGACGAGGGCGCGGCGGCTGGCGGCGAGGTCGCGGCAGGCGAGGAGGCGCTGGACGATGAGCTGGTCCGCGCCGTGAGAGCCCATGGAGAGGAAGGCGCCGCCGAGCAGTCCGGCCCACAGCGTGTAGGGTCGCCCGAAGTCGAGGGAGGGGTCGATGACGGTGAGCTTCCCGGCCTCCCCGGCGCGGGCGAGGATTTCGGGCCACCCGCCGGGGACGGCGCCGGCGAGGACGACGAGGGCGATGAGCCCGCCGGCCAGGTAGAGCGCCATCTGCGAGGCGTCGACCCACACGACCGCGCGGATGCCGCCGATGAAGGTATAGATGAAGGTGACGGCCCCGATCACGAGGACGGAGGCGATGAGCGGCCACCCGGTGACGAGCGTGAGCGGGATCGCCGTCGCGAAGAGCCGCACGGAATCCGCGAGGAGGCGCGTGATCATGAAGATGCCGGAGGTCAGCCGGCGGGTCTCCGTCCCGAACCGGGCCTCCAGCAACTCGTAAGCCGTCCGCAGGCGCCCCTCGCGGTACGCCGGCAGCAGCCAGGAGGCGACCGCGATCCGCCCGAGCACGTAGCCGGCCGCGATCTGCACGAAGGCGAGCGACCCGCCGTAGGCGATGCCGGGGATGGAGAGGAAGGTGAGCGTGCTCGTCTCCGTCGCCACGACGGACAGGAGGACGACGACCCACGGCAGGTCGCGACGGCCGAGGAAATACTCCTCTCCCCCGCGCGCGCCCCTGCCGAGCCACGCCCCCCAG
The Candidatus Palauibacter scopulicola DNA segment above includes these coding regions:
- a CDS encoding sodium:solute symporter, translating into MTSLDLAILVVYLGGITAWGAWLGRGARGGEEYFLGRRDLPWVVVLLSVVATETSTLTFLSIPGIAYGGSLAFVQIAAGYVLGRIAVASWLLPAYREGRLRTAYELLEARFGTETRRLTSGIFMITRLLADSVRLFATAIPLTLVTGWPLIASVLVIGAVTFIYTFIGGIRAVVWVDASQMALYLAGGLIALVVLAGAVPGGWPEILARAGEAGKLTVIDPSLDFGRPYTLWAGLLGGAFLSMGSHGADQLIVQRLLACRDLAASRRALVGSGFAVLFQFTLFLFVGLGLWAWYDGAAFVRADEIFAGFIVEALPAGVRGLLIAGVFAAAMSTLSSSINALSSTAAYDFWAASRPEADERRILRVGRIAAVAWTALLVAAAIGFIPLSEESTAVEVSLGIASLVYGGLLGAFALARFSRRATSRSARIGILFGIGSVTAIWIGARAAVAWPWFVLIGTAITVAVGLLAGSRRGAAASE